The nucleotide sequence AATGCCGAGGTTCAACAAGCCGTTTGTGGGCCATCAAGAGCAAGTGTGATGACTGGAACTTACCCTGATCGTACTAAAGTTTGGGATTTACATACTGATTTTAGAGAAGCAGCACCTGAGTTAATTTCGATGCCTGAGTATTTGATTACACAGGGATATGAAACGACAGCCATTGGTAAAATATACCATAAAGGTTCTACGGCTGAAGGTCATGATGGAAAAAGTTGGAGCATTCCACACATTCAACCTGAAAACTTTGATCCTAAATATGGAGAACCTGCTTTTGGTTACTACCAAAGTCAGCAGACCAAAGATGAAATGGTGAAGTTGATGAAAGAGGCTGAGGAAAAAGGAATGAAAAAATCTATGGCACAAAGAAATTACGCCTTCAAAAGATTAAAACCAAGTACAGAATCAGCTGATGTGTCTGACGAAGCTTACCAAGATGGTATTTATACTCAGGAAGCACTTAAGAAATTAAAAATGCTTGCCAAAGGAAACAAACCTTTCTTTTTAGGTCTTGGATTTCAAAAACCACATTTACCTTTTGTAGCTCCAAAGAAATATTGGGATTTATACAAAAGAGCCGATATTAAATTAGCACCTAATCAAGATTTAATTGATGGTACTCCTGCTTATGCTTACCATTCTTTTGGTGAACTTAGAGCTTTTTCTGATATTGATGATAATTTGAATGTTGGAAAAAGAGTGCCTGAGGACAAACAAAGAGAATTGATTCACGGGTATATGGCTTGTGTGTCTTATGTAGATGCTCAATTAGGGAAAGTGCTGGATGAATTAGACCGACTTAAACTAACAGATAATACGGTAATCGTATTATGGGGAGATCATGGTTACCATTTAGGAGACCATACGCTTTGGAACAAACATTCTAACTTTGAACAAGCGACTAGAATTCCATTTATCTTTTCTGGACCAGGTGTTGCCAAAAATGTAAAAGTGAATACTCCAGTTGAATTAGTCGATGTTTTTCCGACACTTTTTGATTTAGTAAATGTGAAACCGTCAGCTCAGGCAGATGGAAAATCATTAGTAACATTGTTAGATACTAATCCTAAAAATGATATTAATCCTGTAATTGCGTTGAGCCAGTACCCACGTCAAAAAGATAAAATGGGGTATTCCGTAAGAACCGAAAGATACCGTTATACGGAATGGCACGGAAACGGTTACAATACTGAAAAACCGTATGACGTTTCAAATATTGTTGGGGTAGAATTGTATGATTTTGTTTCTGATCCATTGGAGGCTAAAAATCATGCAAAAGAAAAGAGTTATGCAGCTATAGCTAAGGAATTGCAAGAGCGTTTAAAAAATAAATTAAACGAAATCAATAAAAGAAATATTTATAAAGCACACCCATCTACCTACAAAGGTGGAGAAGAAGGCGGCGGAGAAGGCAAGCCTAAAGGAGACAACGCGAAAGCTGGAAATGCTAAAAAAGGAATGGGAAATAAAAACCAATCAGGAGCAGGACCTAATTTTACTAAAAAAGACTTTGAAGACTAGTTAGTTGTTTGGGGGAAGGAATCTTAATCTTTTGATATTGTTTCTTCCCTTTTATTAAAAAAATGGTATTATGAAAAATATTTTTAAAATAGTAGGAATTGTTTGTTGTGCCTTATTGGTTACAACAAAAATAGAAGCTCAAAAAAAACCAAACATTCTATTTATTCTGGTAGATGATTTTGGGTATCACGACATCAGCAGCAACGGTTCTAAGATTTACCAAACACCCAATATGGATGCCCTTGCGAAAACTTCAGTTAGTTTTGAAAACGGCTATTGTAGTTACCCTCGTTGTGTGCCTTCTCGCTATGCATTGATGACAGGAACTTATCCTGTGAATGAAGACCACGGGGATTTGAGTAAATTAAATCCAGAACAAAACTTCATCAAAACTTTCAAATCAAATGGGTACAGTTCCTTTTTTGTTGGAAAATGGCATTTAGGTTCTGATGGAAGTAGCCCTGTAGGAATAGGATATGACCAATCATTTGCTGCTGGTGATGCAGGTGCAACTGACCAACAATTTTATCCTTTTAATACCAAACGAGTAGCAGGAGCAAAAGGTGAAAAAGCACCTATTGAAGATGTTGAGAAATTTGCAAAAGAAGGAGATTATTTATCTGATGTATTGACAAAAAGAACCATTGCTTATATCAAAGAAAGTAAAAAAGACAAACCCTTTCTGGGTGTTTTAGCATTCTATGCTGTGCATACGCCAATTGAAGCGAAAAAAGAAGATGAAGCTCGAAATCAAAAAGAAATCAATGCTTTTGATTTTGGTTCAACTCCTGAATATGTAAAAGAAGGACATGCCGAAACTAAAATGCGTCAAGATAATGCTAAGTATGCTGGTATGGTTGAAAATGTAGATGAAAATGTGGGTAAATTGATTAAAGCGTTAAAAGATCAAGGACTTTATGATAATACCATCATTGTTTTGACTTCTGATCATGGTGGACTTTCAACTAGAGGAGGTAAGAGAGAAGTGGCTACCACTAATTTCCCTTTAAGAGCAGGGAAAGGTTGGTTGTATGAAGGTGGACTTCGCGTTCCATTGATGGTTCATGTACCTAATACAAAACCTTTTGTTGATAAAGAGTCAATTGTTTTAGGAATGGATATTTTTCCAACTTTGACGGATTTAGCATTAAACAAAGAAATCTCTGGAATTGACGGAAAGAGCTTTAAAAACATCATTACAAAGAAAGAAAACTGGAACGATAGAGTTGTTTATTGGAATTCATACAAAGCGAGACCTACTCAAACAGGTGACGACAAAACATCAGCTGTGCGTAAAGGTGAATATAAATTGTTAGAATTTGTTGAATCAGGTAAGATTGAATTGTACAATATCAAAAAAGATAGTGGTGAACAACATGATTTAGCAGCGACCATGCCAGAAAAAAAAGCAGAATTATTAGCACTTCTGACAAAATGGAAAAAAGACTATCAAATTAAAATGAAAGCAAACCACAAATCAGGTGGCGAGAATATTTCTCCTAAAAAAGAGGCTGAAATGGAAGCTAAAAAAGAAGCCAAAAGAGCGGAACGTAAAGCAGCTAAAAAGCAAGAATAATTCAAAATCAAACTTTTGAATTTATTTCAAAAAGCATTTTTTAACCACATAGAGTCATAGGGAAAAATCTATTAAAGAATAAATAGAATAAAATATTGTTTTTTTCGTAGCAATTTATGGGAAAACTAAAACCGTTACAACTCTTTTTAAATACCGTAAAAATCTATGTTTCTATGTGGTAAAAATCTAATTCGCACAGCGTGTAATTTTCTTATTGTTTGTTCGTTTTTTTTGTTTTCATGTAGTACTAAGCAACGAGTAGTAAACGAGAAATCCCTCAAGGCAGATAAGAATCAAAAATTCGCAATTGAACCTAATAATTTACTGATTGGAGCGACTCTAAATTATGATGAATTGCGTACTCAAAAAGAAGTGGTTTATTTAAAAAAATTTAAATATCTCACTCCTGCAAACGCAGCTAAACAATCTAGAGTTCATCCACAACCCGATGTTTGGAATTGGAAACAAATTGATGAGTTTATACAATTTGCGAATAAAAATAAACTAGTAGTGAGACTTCATGGCCCCATAAGTCCACAAGCGTCAAAATGGGCTAAAGAGGATCATCGTACCCCAAAAGAATTAGAAACAAATTTAACTGAATTTGCCACCGCTTTTGCTTTGCATTTTAATAACGAACCAGTTGTAAAATGGATGGACGTGGTCAATGAAACTATTCTGGCAGATGGCAGTTGGTTTGGACCTAAAAAAGGAACAGACCAATGGGAAAATCCTTGGTTAAAAATGGGATTGGATGAAAATGGATTTCCGTTGTATATTATTAAAGCCTTTGAAATCGCTACCAAGAATGCTACTAACATCCAATTAGTATACAACCAGAAGGTGGGTATGGAAGATAAAATGTGGGATAAAGTCAAAGAAACCATTTTGTATATCCGTTCCAAAGGTTTTCGTGTGGATGGTATCGGTTGGCAAGCTCATTTGTTATTGGGAGCCAAACGAGAAGATTTTGTTGATAATACCGAGGCTACGATGCAAAAACTAGCCAATCTTATTGATTGGGCACATCAAAATAAATTGGCTTTTCATGTAACCGAATTAGATTATTTGGTCAAACACAAAAAGAATGTGGAATCTGAACGCCAAGTTCAAAAAAGGGTGTACCAACAACTAGTAGATGTATTAGTCGCAAAAAGTAAAAACGGGCAAGTAACACTCAATCTTTGGGATGTTGGGGAACGTTATAAAAAAAATACTGGTTATTTTCAATCTATTTATGATGCAAAAATGAATCCAACACCTGCTTATCAGGTGATTAATAAAGTTAATAAAAATAAGCTATAATTTACTAGAAAATTACACTAAATTTTTCTCCCAATATGATTTCTTGGATTTGATTAGGAAACAATATTAAACTCAAGACATAAAATACAACAGAATTGTTTTTGTAAAGCTTGCAAAAACAGCTACAAACTAATACTATAACAAACTATTTCTTTAACCAAAAACTATGTACACCATAAATAAAATTACATTCACATTAATCACAGCACTATTATTTTGTACAAACAATATTAATAGTCAAAAATTGACGACTCTAAATACCACTGTAAAAGATAAAACCAATTTAGATATTGGATTTAACCGTAGATCAGATAACGGAACTTGGTGGACGGACAATTCATTCAAAAATTTAGTTGCTGAGATGAATCCAGATGTAGTACGTTATCCGGGAGGTACTCAAGCCAATTACTGGGATTGGAGAACGGGAAAATTTATTCCAAATGCGGGTAAAAACGGGACAAATAACGAAGTGCTAAAAATCCCGGGATTTGTAAGCGTACTTCCTGCGAGAACCAAAATTGTATATGTAGTCAATATGGCAAGGCCTACTCCTGCAAGTGGAGTAGATGTAAATGCTACCGAAGCAACACTTAAAAGTACAGCGACACTAAACTTAAAAATAAATGATATGCTTGCCGCTATAGCTGAATTTGTAGCGCAAGGAAAAGAGCCTTATGCAGTGGAACTTGGAAATGAGTTTTATTTTGGAAATGAGGAATCGGGTATTTTTGAAATTGTTGAAAGCAATGGCTTTTATTATGGCGGATGGAATGCTGCAACAAATCAACCTTATCAAGCTAATTCTAAAAAAGACGCCACAGTATTCACGGCAAAATTCTATGTAGAGCAATGTAATAGCGTAGTTGCTGCCATAAAAGCACAATACCCAAACATCAAATTTGCTATATGTACAACTAAATTAGAATCAAATGCACAAACAAGAGAAGTTTGGAACAATACTGTATTTGATGAGTTGAACAAACCAAATTATGCTTCATTAAAAAGTAATATTTATGCCGTTACCCAACACCATTATTTAAACACTAATTATGGAGTTCAAACTGTAATATCAGACAATCCATCAGCTGAAGTTGCCATTGCTGAAGGCATACAATATCCAATAGACAAACTACCAGATTATAATTTAGTACCTAACAATTATAAAATATGGTATACCGAATATGGTGAAGTAAAAGAAATAGCAGATGAGACATGGGCGTCAGCGGTTAGATACGCTGCATTAGTACATAGTTTTATGAATAGTGGCGACAAGGTAGGACAATTAGATTATCATTATATTTCTGATAAAAATGTTGTCAAAGTACTTTCTCCAATGAAATTAGCTCCTGTTGGAATTGCAGCAAAATTAGTAGCAAAAGCTTCTGCTGATATGACTGTATTTCAAGAAATAAATTTTGAAAATAACACTCTTACTTCGGGTTCTGTAAAATCATTATATGGTTTTAAGTTCAAGAGTAATACAAAAGAAGCCCTTCTAATCATCAATACAAGTGATTCTAATTTTGAGACCGTTAAGATTGATAATTTATTTACTTATGCTGGTCAGCCTACAATAACGGAATACTATTCTACTGCACCTGCTGTTTCTGGTGTTTACGAGGGGGATTCTAGTAATAACATTGCTACCATCATTGGAAGTGTAACTGGAGGAATTGTGAATATAAAAAAGTTTTCAATATCAGTTATTGAGGCTGCCAATACGACACTTGGAGTTGATAATCATTCCATAAACAATTCGGCTGTTTATCCTAATCCTGTTACGGATTTCCTTAAAATTCAAAGTGAAGACACGATAGAATCTGTCTCTATTTGGAATATTGGAGGAATACTTGTTTATAACAATGACACATTCACAGGAGATGGCATCAATCTAAGCTCATTGCTTCCAGGAGTGTATTTAGTTAAAATTAAAACCAATAAAAGGACAGAAATTAAAAAAATAGTTAAGTTTTAAAATTACAATCTAGATTTAAAAAAAACAATACCTTAATTTTATAAATATGAACTTTCCAAAAGTGTATCTATTTGGGATTTTTGTAGTACTTACAGTGAATTGTAAATCAAAATCACGTGTTTTTTCTGAAAGTATTCCAAAAAAACAACCAAACATTCTTATTATCCATGTTGATGATCTAGGGTATCATGATTTAAGTGTCAATGGTTCTAAAATTTATCAAACGCCAAATATTGACCAATTAGCAAAGGAATCCGTTCAGTTTCAAAATGCGTATGCTAATTATCCTCGTTGTGTGCCTTCGCGTTATGCGATGCTTACAGGAGGATATCCAATACAAAATGGAGAAGTTCCAGATGATGGTTTCGAAATGAACAATGTTCCAGACAGCAAAAACTTAATCAAAGCGATTAAGGAAACAGGTTATCAAACGGCTTATTTTGGCAAATGGCATTTGGGCGAAGGCGATAGTAGTCCTAAGACTTTTGGGTTTGAAACTACCGTGGCAGCAGGACTAGCAGGTTCTCCGATTAGTTATATTTATCCGTTTAACCAACCTAAAAAAGGAAAAGGAACTTCTGAAAAAGACCCTATTAAAGATTTAGACGAAATCAGTAAAAAAGGCGATTATTTAACCGATGTGCTAACTGAGCAAGTGGTTCAGTACATTCAAAAGAGAGATAAAAACAAACCTTTTATGGCGATGCTGGCTTTTTATGCAGTTCACCAACCATTAGAAGCTAAAGAAGAAGATGTAAAACGCAATCAACAGGAAATAGACGCCTTTGATTACGGAAACCAACCCGAATTTATCAATGAAGGAACAGGCCGAACTAAAATGCGTCAAAACCATGCTACTTATGCTGCTATGGTCGAAAATATGGATGAGAATGTGGGTAAACTTCTTCAATTGCTAAAAACATTGAACATTGATGACAATACGATGGTTATTCTGTCATCAGATCATGGAGGTTTATCTAATGACGGGACTAACAAACGTGATTTGGCTACTTCTAATTATCCGTTGCGTGCGGGAAAAGGATGGTTGTACGAAGGAGGAATTAAAGTACCTTTAATGGTGAAATGGAAAAATCATTTTGAACCCAGAGAAGATAAAAATTCCTTAATCATGCTGATGGATGTATTTCCAACCTTACTCGATTTGACGGCTCATAAAAAATTAGATACTGACGGAATTAGTTTTTTACCTATATTAACTAAAAAAGAACAGGTAAAAGAACGAACTGTTTTCTGGCATTCTTCAAAGGCAAGACCGACACAAACAGGAGACACAAAATCATCGGCTATTCGCGTAGGCGATTACAAATTGATTAATTGGTACGAAACTGGGAAAACAGAATTGTATAATATTGTTCAAGACCCATCGGAAAGCAATAATATTGCCCAAAAACAACCCGAAACAACCCAACAGCTTTTGCAAAAACTAAACTATTGGAAATCTAAATTTTAATAAATTAATGAGAATGAAATCAAGTTTTTTACATACAATCCTTTTCCTGTGTTCGGCTTTTGTACTTAACGCCCAAGAGATTCCCGCTGGTGGTGATGGTTTAGTAGATAGTACTAAATTAAAATATTCGAAACTAACCAAGGAAGAAGGAATGGTCGAAGTGGTTAGCGAAAATAATTCGACAACATTGATTGCAACAACGATAAAACAACCTCAGTTTATTTATAATTTAGGGGTAAGAATTCCATTGATTTCCAAAAATATCACTCCCGAACAACCGATGTTATTGTCCTTTCAAGCCAGAACATTAGAATCGAGTTTAGAAACGGCTGAGGCTAAAATTTCGTGGATTTACAAACAGTCAGAGTCTTCAGACCCTAAAGATGTAATTCAAAGAACGGTGAGTTTGTCACAAAAATGGCAAACCTATTATTTGCCCTTTAAAGCTTTAAAAACGAGTAATGGCAATGATGTGCTTTCGATGTTGTTTGGTTTTACTCCTCAAAAATTTGAAATTAAAGACATTCAGTTACAGTTGTATCCAAAGAATTTTGATTTTGAAAAATTGCCAAAAACAAAAATTACCTATGCCGGTATGGAAGCTAATGCGCCTTGGCGAGTTGAAGCTGAAAAAAGAATTGAAGCGCATCGCAAAGGGAATTTTGAAATAGCATTTTCGGTGAAAGGCAAGAAAGTTCAAAACACCAATGTTCATCTCAATTTACAAAAACACGCTTTTTCTTTTGGAGCAGCCATCAATGCCGAGGATATTGTTAAAGACGTCAGACATTTTGATGCCGTACAAAAAATGTTTACTGCCATTGTTTTTGAAAATGATTTAAAAATGAAAAAATGGACTTTGGTTAAGAAAAGACCCATAATAGTTGAAGCCATCGACAAATTAAATGAAAGCAATATCAAGGTCAAAGGTCATGCGCTGGTTTGGCCAAGTTTTAGATATATGAGTGAAAATATTCGGGCAAACAAAGACAATCCTGAAAAGGTGAAAGAACTTGTTTTTAGTCATATCAAAAGTATTACGGAAGCGACCAAAGGCAAAATTTCGCATTGGGATGTGTTGAACGAAGTTTATACGAACAAGGAGTTGCAAAATATTTTTGGAGGGTCGGAGGATATTTTATTTGAAGCCTTTCAAAAACTAAAAGAATACGACCACAAAGCGGAACGTTTTATTAATGAATACGGCATCATCAGCGGTGGTGGGATTAATAAAACTAAACAAGATTGGTACTACAATTTTGTAAAAACGATTGATGCTAAAACAGGAGGGCTACTAGATGGTGTGGGTATGCAAAGTCATATTGGGAGCGATTTGACTCCGCCTGAAAAAGTGATAGAAATCTTGAATCGTTTTTCGGATTTGCGTAAAAAAATCAGTATTTCAGAATTTACGTTGGACATCTTAGATGATGATATCAAAGCACAATATACCAATGATTATATGACGGCGGCTTTCAGTCAACCTTCGGTGAGTGAGTTTTTGTTTTGGGGATATTATGAACCATCAAATCCGAAAGCGGGCTTGCTTGACGAAAATTTTCAACTGACTAAAATGGGTAAGGCCTATTCGAATCTTGTACATAATAAATGGCAAACGAATATTTCCAAAAACACGGATGCAAACGGTAAAATCTCGGACAGAGGTTTTTATGGAACCTATCAATATGATTTTACTTTGGATGGAAAATTCTACAAAGGCAGTTTTGAAGTCAAGCCAGAATCTAAAAATCAAATCAAAATAGCTTTATAATG is from Flavobacterium sp. NG2 and encodes:
- a CDS encoding sulfatase, whose translation is MKKSATLLLLLCLGFQLSQAQQSNKKNILFIAVDDLKPLLNAYGQSQMITPNFDRLAKSGVIFQNAEVQQAVCGPSRASVMTGTYPDRTKVWDLHTDFREAAPELISMPEYLITQGYETTAIGKIYHKGSTAEGHDGKSWSIPHIQPENFDPKYGEPAFGYYQSQQTKDEMVKLMKEAEEKGMKKSMAQRNYAFKRLKPSTESADVSDEAYQDGIYTQEALKKLKMLAKGNKPFFLGLGFQKPHLPFVAPKKYWDLYKRADIKLAPNQDLIDGTPAYAYHSFGELRAFSDIDDNLNVGKRVPEDKQRELIHGYMACVSYVDAQLGKVLDELDRLKLTDNTVIVLWGDHGYHLGDHTLWNKHSNFEQATRIPFIFSGPGVAKNVKVNTPVELVDVFPTLFDLVNVKPSAQADGKSLVTLLDTNPKNDINPVIALSQYPRQKDKMGYSVRTERYRYTEWHGNGYNTEKPYDVSNIVGVELYDFVSDPLEAKNHAKEKSYAAIAKELQERLKNKLNEINKRNIYKAHPSTYKGGEEGGGEGKPKGDNAKAGNAKKGMGNKNQSGAGPNFTKKDFED
- a CDS encoding sulfatase, with the protein product MKNIFKIVGIVCCALLVTTKIEAQKKPNILFILVDDFGYHDISSNGSKIYQTPNMDALAKTSVSFENGYCSYPRCVPSRYALMTGTYPVNEDHGDLSKLNPEQNFIKTFKSNGYSSFFVGKWHLGSDGSSPVGIGYDQSFAAGDAGATDQQFYPFNTKRVAGAKGEKAPIEDVEKFAKEGDYLSDVLTKRTIAYIKESKKDKPFLGVLAFYAVHTPIEAKKEDEARNQKEINAFDFGSTPEYVKEGHAETKMRQDNAKYAGMVENVDENVGKLIKALKDQGLYDNTIIVLTSDHGGLSTRGGKREVATTNFPLRAGKGWLYEGGLRVPLMVHVPNTKPFVDKESIVLGMDIFPTLTDLALNKEISGIDGKSFKNIITKKENWNDRVVYWNSYKARPTQTGDDKTSAVRKGEYKLLEFVESGKIELYNIKKDSGEQHDLAATMPEKKAELLALLTKWKKDYQIKMKANHKSGGENISPKKEAEMEAKKEAKRAERKAAKKQE
- a CDS encoding endo-1,4-beta-xylanase, with amino-acid sequence MFSCSTKQRVVNEKSLKADKNQKFAIEPNNLLIGATLNYDELRTQKEVVYLKKFKYLTPANAAKQSRVHPQPDVWNWKQIDEFIQFANKNKLVVRLHGPISPQASKWAKEDHRTPKELETNLTEFATAFALHFNNEPVVKWMDVVNETILADGSWFGPKKGTDQWENPWLKMGLDENGFPLYIIKAFEIATKNATNIQLVYNQKVGMEDKMWDKVKETILYIRSKGFRVDGIGWQAHLLLGAKREDFVDNTEATMQKLANLIDWAHQNKLAFHVTELDYLVKHKKNVESERQVQKRVYQQLVDVLVAKSKNGQVTLNLWDVGERYKKNTGYFQSIYDAKMNPTPAYQVINKVNKNKL
- a CDS encoding T9SS type A sorting domain-containing protein, translating into MYTINKITFTLITALLFCTNNINSQKLTTLNTTVKDKTNLDIGFNRRSDNGTWWTDNSFKNLVAEMNPDVVRYPGGTQANYWDWRTGKFIPNAGKNGTNNEVLKIPGFVSVLPARTKIVYVVNMARPTPASGVDVNATEATLKSTATLNLKINDMLAAIAEFVAQGKEPYAVELGNEFYFGNEESGIFEIVESNGFYYGGWNAATNQPYQANSKKDATVFTAKFYVEQCNSVVAAIKAQYPNIKFAICTTKLESNAQTREVWNNTVFDELNKPNYASLKSNIYAVTQHHYLNTNYGVQTVISDNPSAEVAIAEGIQYPIDKLPDYNLVPNNYKIWYTEYGEVKEIADETWASAVRYAALVHSFMNSGDKVGQLDYHYISDKNVVKVLSPMKLAPVGIAAKLVAKASADMTVFQEINFENNTLTSGSVKSLYGFKFKSNTKEALLIINTSDSNFETVKIDNLFTYAGQPTITEYYSTAPAVSGVYEGDSSNNIATIIGSVTGGIVNIKKFSISVIEAANTTLGVDNHSINNSAVYPNPVTDFLKIQSEDTIESVSIWNIGGILVYNNDTFTGDGINLSSLLPGVYLVKIKTNKRTEIKKIVKF
- a CDS encoding sulfatase; this encodes MNFPKVYLFGIFVVLTVNCKSKSRVFSESIPKKQPNILIIHVDDLGYHDLSVNGSKIYQTPNIDQLAKESVQFQNAYANYPRCVPSRYAMLTGGYPIQNGEVPDDGFEMNNVPDSKNLIKAIKETGYQTAYFGKWHLGEGDSSPKTFGFETTVAAGLAGSPISYIYPFNQPKKGKGTSEKDPIKDLDEISKKGDYLTDVLTEQVVQYIQKRDKNKPFMAMLAFYAVHQPLEAKEEDVKRNQQEIDAFDYGNQPEFINEGTGRTKMRQNHATYAAMVENMDENVGKLLQLLKTLNIDDNTMVILSSDHGGLSNDGTNKRDLATSNYPLRAGKGWLYEGGIKVPLMVKWKNHFEPREDKNSLIMLMDVFPTLLDLTAHKKLDTDGISFLPILTKKEQVKERTVFWHSSKARPTQTGDTKSSAIRVGDYKLINWYETGKTELYNIVQDPSESNNIAQKQPETTQQLLQKLNYWKSKF
- a CDS encoding endo-1,4-beta-xylanase, which produces MKSSFLHTILFLCSAFVLNAQEIPAGGDGLVDSTKLKYSKLTKEEGMVEVVSENNSTTLIATTIKQPQFIYNLGVRIPLISKNITPEQPMLLSFQARTLESSLETAEAKISWIYKQSESSDPKDVIQRTVSLSQKWQTYYLPFKALKTSNGNDVLSMLFGFTPQKFEIKDIQLQLYPKNFDFEKLPKTKITYAGMEANAPWRVEAEKRIEAHRKGNFEIAFSVKGKKVQNTNVHLNLQKHAFSFGAAINAEDIVKDVRHFDAVQKMFTAIVFENDLKMKKWTLVKKRPIIVEAIDKLNESNIKVKGHALVWPSFRYMSENIRANKDNPEKVKELVFSHIKSITEATKGKISHWDVLNEVYTNKELQNIFGGSEDILFEAFQKLKEYDHKAERFINEYGIISGGGINKTKQDWYYNFVKTIDAKTGGLLDGVGMQSHIGSDLTPPEKVIEILNRFSDLRKKISISEFTLDILDDDIKAQYTNDYMTAAFSQPSVSEFLFWGYYEPSNPKAGLLDENFQLTKMGKAYSNLVHNKWQTNISKNTDANGKISDRGFYGTYQYDFTLDGKFYKGSFEVKPESKNQIKIAL